The following nucleotide sequence is from Phycisphaera sp..
TCGAAGATCGGGGCGCGGGCAGCCAGGCCGAAGTCGACCAGAAGCTGTCCGCCCTGCGCCGGGCCGAGCGTGAAGCTTCCGCCCTTGACCAGCGATCGCGGTCGATCCCCTCCAGGCGGGCGGCGGTCCAGGCCAACCTCGCTTCGCAAGAGGCAGAACTCGGCGTCGCACGCGAGAATCTTGAGCGTGCCACAGTCATCGCTCCGATCGATGGCGTGCTCCAGGACGTGTTCCTCGACACGGGCGATTATGCCCAAGTTGGTACTGAAGTCGCCCGGATCGTCGACCTAGCGCGGCTCGAGCTGCCCCTCTCATTGCCCGCGTCGGCCGCTGATGACATCGCCATCGGCGACGAGGTCGAGGTCTCGCTGGAGTCGGGATCTGCCGCACGCTGGAAGGGCCGCATCAGCCGCCTCGCACCCGAGGCGGATGCCCAGACCCGCTCGATCCGCGTCTTTGTTGAGGTCACGCAAGAACTGGAAACCGACCAGAGCGGCATGCTGGCACCCGCCACGGGCCAGATGCTCCGACCTGGCATGTTCGTCGTCGGGCGTGTGCGGCCCAGCCAGCCTCTGGCCCACCTGCTCGTACCACGCCGGGCAGTCGTGCAAGGGGGCGTGCTCGTGGCCGAGATGAACTCGCCCGCGCGCGCTGAGCGCGTTGAAGTCGAGACGCTCTTTGCCTTGGAGGGCAGCTTCGACGGCGCTCCCGAGGGCGAGACGCAGTGGTATGCGGTGCAAGCCGAGATCCAGGAAGGCCAGCGTGTGCTGGTCAGCAACCTCGACGATCTCCGCGATGGCTCGCCCATCCGTCTGGGCGAGGCCGGGGACACGCCATGAGCCTGCCAGCCTTTGGCGTCCGCAAGCCGGTCGTGGCCAACTTGGTCATGTTCGCCATCATCGGCGCGGGTGTGCTGCTGGGCATGGGGTTGCGGCGCGAGTTCTTCCCCGAGGTGAGCGCGAACCGCGTGGTCGTTTCCGCACCGTACCCCGGCGCTTCGCCCGACGAGATCGAGCGTTCGCTGGCGATCAAGATCGAGGACCGCGTCTCGGACCTTCGCGATGTGGTGGAGATCAACACAACCGTCACCGAAGGCAGCGCCCAGCTCATCATCGAGTTTCAGGATTCGATCGACATCGATGAGGCCGTCAGCGACGTGAAGCGAGAGGTCGACGCCCTCCAGGATCTGCCCGAGCAGTCCGAACGCATCATCGTTGACAAGCTCGAACCCAATCTGCCGGCCATCATCGTCTCGATCTTCGGCGACACAAGCGAACGGGCCCTCAAAGAAGCCGCCCTGGCTATCCGCGAGGATCTGCGCGCCCTGCCCGGCATGGCCGACGTCACCATCGACGGCATCCGCACCGACGAGATCCGCGTCGAGGTCAGGCCACAGGCGATGGTCGAGCACCAACTGAGCCTCCCCGCGATCGCCGATCGTGTGCGCGCTTCCATGCAAGAACTCCCCGGCGGCACCGTCCGCACCGGCACACAGACGCTCTCGGTACGCACCGTACGAGTCGAGGAAGATTCACAGCTCATCGCCAACATCGTGGTCAAGAGCGGGGGTGGCCGGGTGCTGCGGCTTGGCGACATCGCCGAAGTGACGTACGGCTTCCGCGACACCGACCTCATCACGCGCTTCGAGGGCAAGCCCGCCGTCTCGCTGACCTGCTTCCAGGTGGGCGACTCGGACGTGGTCACGATCGCCGAGATCGCCAAGGCCTACACCGCCGGCATGCGGGGCGACCCGATCGAGTTAACAATCGGGGAGCGCATCTCCAAAGCCATGCGGGCGATGCAAAACCAGCAACTCGAGAGGCAGGGCAAACCCCTCGACCTCAGCCCGGTGTCCGACCGCCTTCTCGCCTATGAGGAAGGCCAGAAGTGGATCGGCCGCCTGCCCGGCGAGGCCCGAATCACCACCGACTTGGCACGGTTCGTAACAGGCCGGCTCAATCTCCTCACGCGCAACGCGCTACAGGGCGGCGCGCTGGTGTTCCTGGTGCTCGTGCTGCTGCTCAACTGGCGGGTGTCGTTCTGGGTGGCCATTGGCCTGGTCATCTCGCTGGCGGGCACCATCGCCATGATGCGCCTCACCGGCATCACCCTCAACCTGCTCACGATGTTCGGGCTGATCATCGTCATCGGCATTCTGGTCGACGACGCCATCGTGGTGGCCGAGAACATCGTCGCGCGCCACGAAGAGGGCATGTCACCCACACAGGCGGCCATCGAGGGCGCGGGGCAGGTGTCCTGGCCAGTCGTAACCACCGTGCTGACCACCGTGTTCGCGTTCCTGCCGCTCGCGCTGATCGAGGGCCAGATTGGCGATTTCCTAGCGGCGTTACCCATCGTGGTGGCCGTCTCGCTGCTTGTCTCGCTGATCGAGTCGCTGTTCATATTGCCAAGCCACATGGCGCACACGCTGCGTAAGTCCGACAAAGCCGAACGCACCGGCAAGGTCTCCCGCCTCTCCCGCTTCGAGGCTCGCTACGACCGCGCCCGCGATGGCCTGTTCACCCATGTGCTCATCCCGCACTACACCAGGCTGCTGGTCAAGTGCCTGAGGTATCGCTATCTCACGCTGACGGTGGCGATCTCTGCCATCGTTGTTTCGGCGGCCATGGTCGTGGGTGGGAAATTGGAGTTTATTTTCTTCGAAGTCGAAGACGCCGAGTCGATCAACGTTACGCTGCGCATGCCCATCGGCACGCCCGTGGGCGAGACCGACGCCATCGTACGTCGCATCGAGCAATCCTCGCTCGCCCAACCCGAGGTGGCCAGCGCGTACTCGTCGGTGGGTGCCATCGGCGACGTGAACGGCGAGGGCGGCGACATCGCCCAGCCCCACCTGGGCCAGATCTTCCTCGAGCTCAATCCCGTCGAGCAGCGCGACCGCACGAGCAACGACGTGATCCTGGCCATTCGCGACCAGCTTGGCGAGCTGCCCGGCGTCAAAAGCCTGCGCTTCGAGCCCATCGGCGGCGGACCGGGCGGCGTGGCCATCAGCCTGGGCATCGTGGGTGACAACACCGAGCAGGCAACGGTGGTCGCCGATCGCCTCAAGGACATGCTCGACGAGATCGAGGCGGTCTTCGACATCGAGGACGACGCCGACGCCGGCCAGCGCGAGCTGCGATTCGATCTCAAAGACGGAGCAACAGAACTCGGCTTCACGCGGGCGCTCCTGGGTGAGCAGATCCGCGGCGCGGTCTTCGGGCTCGAGCCCCACACCTTCGCCGGCAATCGCGAGGACGTCAAGGTCCGCGTCACGCTGCCCAAGGCCACCCGATCGAGCCCGGTCGCCATCGAGGACACCTATGTGTTCGCGCCATCCGGCCAGGCCGTGCCGCTGATCGAGGTCGCCACGATCGAGGAAGGCCGCGGCTACGCCACCGTGCGCCGGCTCGACCGCGAGCGCATCATCACCGTCAGCGCCGACGTCAACCGACAGCTTGGCAACCCCGAGGAGATCGTCGCGTCGCTACGGTCGAAATTGGTCGAGCTGGAACGCGAGTTCCCCAGCGTGCAGATCGTCGAACGTGGGCGGCAGAAGGATGTGGCCGAGAGCTTCGCGACGCTGCCGCTGGGCATGGCGGTCGCAGCAGGGCTCATCTTCGTCACGCTCGCGTGGCTGTTTTCCAGCTACCTCCAGCCGCTCATCGTGATGGCGGCGATCCCATTCGCGACGGTTGGCATGATCTGGGGCCACATCGCCCTGGGCTTCGCGATGACGTTCCTCTCGCTCATCGGCTTCGTCGCGCTCTCGGGCATCGTGGTGAACGACTCGCTCATCTTCATGGAGTTCTTCAATGAACGCCGGCGCGGTGCCGCGGGCTTGCCACTCGCGCTCGTTCGTGCCGGCCGCGCCCGCTTGCGACCCATCCTGCTCACGACCATCACCACCGTGCTGGGCCTCACGCCGCTCATGCTCGAGCAATCGTTCCAGGCCCGGTTCCTGATCCCGATGGCCATCACGATCGCGTGCGGGCTCATGTCGGCTACGGCCATCATCTTGCTGGTGCTGCCATCGATGCTGGCGATCCTGAGTGACATCAAGGCCCTGACGCGCATGGCCTGGACGGGTTCGATGACCAAGGAAACCAATGGCAACGGAGAGCCCGAACAACCCGCCGCCACGGGCCCTTAAACTCGCCCGCGGCATCATGCGCATCGGCGTGATCATCGCGGTCATGGGAGTGCTGCTCTTGGCCATCGGCCTGATCTTCTCACCCGACCGGGCCATGATCTTTCCGGCTTCCATCGCCGGGCCGTTGCCACCACCGCCCAATGGCGTCCAGGCCATGCAGACCGACGCGGGGGTGGTGTGGTTCCTGCCGGCCACAACCACCGAACCCGCCCCGGCCATCATGCTCTTCCACGGCAACGGCGAGAATATCGCCAGCACGCTCTCGACCGCCAAGGTGTACCAGTCGCGAGGGCTGGCGGTTGCGCTCGTCGAGTACCCCGGTTACGGCGGCACACCCGGCAAGCCAACCCAAGCCTCGGCCACCACAGCCGCAGTCGCCGCATACGACACGATCAAGGCACGCGATGGCATCGACGCCGATCTCGTCTTTACCCACGGCTTCTCACTTGGCGGGGGTGTCGCAGCGCAGCTCGCCCGGCGCCGCCCGCTTGCGGGGCTGATCCTCGAGTCAACGTTCTCGAGCCTGACGGCGATGTACCGATCGATGCGCGTCCCGGGGTTTCTGTGCCGCGATCCGTTCCGCACCGACCTGGTTCTCGCGAACTTCGATCGCCCCGTGCTGCTGATTCATGGCAAGCAGGACACCATCGTGCCGCCCATCCATAGCCAGCGCCTGCATGAGATCGCGTCCGATTCGGTGTACCTGGAAACAGACGGCGGCCACAACGATGGGCCGTCGGACCCAGAGGCCTACTGGAGGGCCATCGACGACCTGATCGCCCGTTCTACGGAGCCTTGAGCTAGCCCCGCAACCGAACCACCGCGCTCTGGCGGCGACCGCCGCTGACGAACTCGACACGCACACCGGTGCTCAGGTCTGCCTTCTCCATCACGCCGATGAGTTGCTCGACCGTTCGGACTTCCCGGCCGTTGACGCCCAGGATCACGTCGCCCTTGGTAATATTCAGAGCGCTCGCTGGCGTCTCTGGATCAACCTCGATCACCAGCACGCCCTCGCTCGGCATGCCGGGGAAGAGCAACGGCACGCTCTGATCGATCGTCGACCCCTGGACCCCGAGTACGCTGACCGCCTGGGCCCGCTCCATCGCTTGTTCGAGTGCGCGTCGCTCTGCCTGGTGCTGCTCGCGATACGCGAGGGCTCGCAGCTGATCGCTCCCGGTAACCTCAGCCTCGAGTTCGAGGGTCTGGCCATCACGGACAATCTGCAACGTGATCGGCGTCCCGGGACGCGTCAGGCCTACGAGGTTTCGCAAGCGGTTGAAGTTCTCGGTTTGGCGGCCGTTGATCGCGATGATGATGTCGCCGGGCCGGATGCCAGCGAGATCGGCCGGACCGTTGTCAATCACCGTTTGCACGTACACGCCAATCGGCAGGTCTTGTCCGGTATCGGCCGCAACATCCGAGGTATTGACCAGGTCGCTCACGCCCAGGAAGCCCTGCTCGAGCTGGCCGGTTTCTCGGACGTTCTCAAACACGCTGGTGGCGATCGCGCTGGGGATGGCAAAGCCGATGCCCACCGAACCCCCGCCATCGGACGAGGCGATCATCGAGTTGATGCCCACGAGCTCGCCGTGCAGGTTCACCAGTGGCCCACCACTGTTGCCGGGGTTGATGGCCGCGTCGGTCTGGATGAACTCCTCGAAACGATCGACACGCTGCCGTGTTGCCTGGCGTGGTGCCAGGCCACTGCGGCCCTTGGCGCTCACGATGCCCGCCGTCACGGTGTGGTCGAGCCCGAACGGGCTGCCCACGGCTACGACCCAGTCGCCCACTTGCAACCCATCACTATCGGCAATGCGGGCTGGGATCAGGTCTTTGGCCTCGAGTTGCAAAACCGCGAGGTCGGTACCGGGGTCCGAGCCGACACGCTGGGCCGGCACTGTCCGCCCATCGGACAGCGTGACCAGGATTTCATCGGCACCCTGCACCACGTGGTGATTCGTCAGAGCGAACCCGTCGGCGGTGACGATCACACCGGAACCAACACCAGCGGGCAAGGTTTCTTCCTCTCGCACGATGCGGCCGAACTGGTCACGCACCGTGCGATACACCCGCCGGGCGGTCTGGATGTGGATCACCGATGGCTCGATGTTCTGCGAGGCGTGGCGGAACACGCGGCTGAGGCTGCCCGCGAAGGCAACATCAGCCTGGACGTCTGCCGGCACGTTGGCACCAGCCTGATCCTTCGGCGTGGCGAAGACCAGACCCGTATCGGCCTCGTCGCCCCGCTGCCCCGCTCCCGCGTCCTTGGGGAGCAAAGAAACGGCAATCCCGGTGACGGCCACCATCACGGCAGCGCACAGCACGGTCATCCTGATCGACATGCGCACCTCCTGTACTCAGGGACTGTATTGGCCAAGCCCCCGCCATGTTCACCCTTGATGGGACGCGCGAGCGGGTTCTTGCTGTCGATAGCAATTTGTTCGGATGTTATTGGGCTAAGTTCCGCGCCGATTACCGAAAAGCTCGATATGGAGCCTGTGGCAGTACCGCCAGCCTCGAGCCAGGCAGGTTTCCACAAGCCAGCCAAGCCCGGCAGGGTCGGGGCTAGCCACGCCCTCGGGCATCAGCAACACGTCCCGGGCAGCGACATGGGGCAGCCGCGACAGCACGGCCTCAATCTCGGGCAGGTCGGCCGGCGAGGCAACCACAAACTTGAGCTGCCGCTCGCGGTGATCGACCAGCAAGGCGTTCAATGCGTCGAAGTCCAATCTCTTCTTCTCGTGCCGGATGGCCAACGCCCCGCTCGGATCACGCGGGTCGTCGACGGGCGTGCTGTTGGCCAGCTTCGGGCTCAGGCTCAGCAGGTCGCAGTGCACCGGCCGGTGGACGGTGCCGGCGGTCTCGATGGTCACGTGGATGCCCATCTCCGCCAGGCCGCGCGAGAGGTCGGCGATGGCCTCGAAGATCATCGGCTCGCCTCCGGTCAGCACGGCGTGAGAGAGGCCCGACGTCCTGGCCTCGCCCAGCAAGTCCCTGACCCGGCGCTGCTCGCCCTTGGGCTCCCAGCTCGCGTAGGGCGTGTCGCACCACGAGCACCGCAGGTTGCACCCCGCCACGCGCACGAACCACGAGGGCACGCCGGTCAGCTTGCCCTCGCCCTGGATAGAGACGAACGTCTCGGCGATCGGCAGCGCGGGCCCGCTCATGCGTACCTCGTCGGGTCTTGCACGCCGGCGGCCTCGAACCCCCGCCGCCGCAGGATGCACGCGTCGCAGCGCCCGCACGCGATCGGCCCGTGCTCAACCTTGGTGGGGTCATAGCACGAGGTCGTGAGCGCAAAGTCCACGCCCGCGTCCAGCCCGGCGCGCACGATCTCGGCCTTGCTCATCTCCAACAACGGCGTGCGTACGCCCAGGGGGTGGTCTTCCTGCGTCCCACGGCGCGTCGCCAGCGTTGCCGCCTTCGCGAAGGCATCAACGAACTCGGGCCGGCAGTCGGGGTAGCCCGAGTAGTCCACGGCATTGACACCGATGAACACGTCGCTCGCGCCCAGCGTCTCGGCAAGGGCCGTCGCGATCGAGAGGAACACGAGATTGCGGGCCGGCACGTACGTGGAGGGGATGTCGCCCTCGCCCGGCTCGGCACCGCCCTTGGGAACATCGCCTCCAGTCGTGAGCGAAGATCCGGCGAAGGGCCCAACATCCAACGAATACACGGTGTGCGACGCGGCCGCGAGCTGGCCGGCGACGAGGCGGGCGCAGCGGATCTCCGCCTTGTGCCGCTGGCCGTAGTCGAATGTCAGCGCGTGGCACTCGAATCCCTCACGCCTTGCCAAGGCCAGGCAGGTCGCGCTATCGAGCCCACCACTGAGCAGGACCACCGCCGCGGTCATCTCGCGCTCGCGTTCTTGCGCAAGATTGCCCCGCGAGCGGTCGCGCCGAGCTCGGTGAACTTGCGCTCGAAGTTGCTGCCAATCAGCCCCCCCTCGGGCGCCGAAGGCAGCTTGGGCAGGTCCTCTCGCGTGAAGGGCGGCGACGCAAACCCATCGGGCACGCCCTCGCACCACCGGGCGAATTGCCGCTCGTAGAACGCCCACAACTCGTCGTGGTCGGTCGCGACCCGAAGCTCCCCGTTCGGGCGCAGCACACGCCAGCAGTCGGCCAGGAAGCCATCCTGCAGCACCCGGTTCTTGTGGTGCTTGCGCTTGGGCCAGGGATCGGAGTAGTACAGGTGGAGCGTGTGGACGCACCCGTCGGCCACCCGCCACTTCAGGAACGCCACCGCGTCGTCCCGCAGCACCCGGGCGTTCACGATCGCCCCGGCTTCCCGATGCCGGCGCACGCGGTCCGCCGTGTAGAAGTACACGTCGGGATCCTGCTCGATGGCCAGGAAGTTGCTCTGCGGCCTCGCTTGTGCGGCCTCGACCAGATACCCGCCCTTGCCGGGGCCGACCTCGATCTCCAATGGGTGATCGGAATGCTCGAACCATCGCGATGGATCGTGCCGGGCAGACTCCGGCCGTTCGAGCAGGTCATCGGGCAGCGTGCCCAACTCTTCCTTCGAGACACCCACCACACCCGGCGCGGCGTCGAGGGTCTTGCCACGGCCCAAGTCGGTGCCCATCAGTTGGCCCCCGTTTGCGATGTGAGAGTCTTGCTCATGATGAGGCTCTGGTAGTTGGTGTACGGCCAGTGCCACGACTGGACCACGCGGTAGCCCCGCCGCTCGTAATACCCACGCAGCGGCACGTCAGGCTCGGCCATGCTGAGCGCCAACTCGGACGCCCCCAGTGCGAGAGTTTCCTGCTCGACACGCCCGAGCAATGCCACTCCCACACCGGCACGCTGCAGCCCTGGATCGACCGCGAACTGCGAGAAGTGCGTCACGTCCTTGCGAAGGAACCATGGCGGAAACGCGGCGTCCTCGCGTTCCTGAAAGAGGATCGCCCCGAGCAATCGCGTTGCAAAACCGGCCGATGGCGGGCCATCCGAGGGCTTGAGCGCGACGAACGCCTGGCCCCGATAGCAGCGCTGCCGGGTGATCTCGACCGATTGGCGGCCGGCCAGGGGGTCCATCCCCCGCTCCCGCTGGCCCGCGTACGCCCGGTGCAACAGGTCCGTGATCGGGGCGATCGGGTCGGTGGCCAGCAACGCGCGGACCTCCACTGGGGTAGCGCCTTGCCGGCCAGGCATGGCCCGGGGTTGGTTGGTGTCAGGGCGGGCCATCCGGCGTCTGGGAGCCTCCGAGGCTGAGTCGTGCGAGAAACGGTAACGCTAGACTCGCCAGGTGCCCGCAACGAATCACAACCCAGCATCTATCGACGCACAGGCGACATCCATCGAGGTGCGTATTCGATATTGCGAATGCGATCCCATGGGCGTAGCCCACCACGCCAGTTATGCGCCCTGGCTCGAGATGGCCCGCACCGAGGCCCTCCGCGTGAGCGGGAAGACGTACGCCCAGATGGAAGCCTCGGGGGTGTTCCTGGTCGTGACCAGACTCGAACTGGCCTATCGCCGCCCTGCGCGGTACGACGACGTGCTGCGCATCTCGTGTGCCGCAAGCATCGCAGGGCGGGCCCGACTGCGGCACGAGTATCGGATCGAACTCATCGAAGCCGGCGACGCACAACACGGTCGGACCAACGACCAACCACTGGCGACCGCCACCACGGAACTGGCGTGTGTTGATGCCACGGGGCGGCCCTGCCCGATGCCTCAGTGGCTGGTGGACGTGGTCCGAGGCTGACCTGCACCGCGCGGAGATCCGATTGGGCGACACCAACGACATGCCACAGACCACACCGAAACGCCGCTCGCGGCGTCGGCGGTGGTTGTGGCGCGTGTCGTGGCTGGCTTTGATCGTAAGCCTCCTGGGGGCAACCGCCATCGGCCTGCTCTTTACGCCTGCGGCGGGCGTGATCCTGCGCCCCAAGCTCGAGCAGGAACTTGGTGTCCGGACCGAGGGTGGCTCTTTGCGGATGGACCTCGGCGGCGACATCATTATCCGTGATGTGACCTTCCGCACACCCGACGTTGCCGGTGGACCGGTCGGCGAGGCGTCCCGGTTCCTCGTCATCAAGCATGGTCGCATCCTGCTGTGGTGGCGCGGCAAGCTGCGCGGCCAGTCGCTGGTGCGCCGCGTCGAGGTGTTCGACGCTGATGTCAGGCTCAGCAAGCCCTTCGACGACTTCGATCTCAACATCCTGGCGATCGAGCCGCCACAGAAGGCGGGCCCGAGCGGGCCGCTGCCGAGCATCATCGTTCACAGGGCCCAAATCCTGCTCGGTGAGCACAATACCAGCGGCGACATAACCGAGCTGCGCACGCTTCCCATGGTCGCATCGCTGAGAAACTCTCGCGATGAACCAGGAGCCTATGACGTCACGGCTTTCGAGGATCCGAAACTCAGCACGAGCGCGAAACCCCTGCGGTTCGAGGGCAGCCTGGGGCCGAATGGTTTTTCTGGCAAACTCGGCGGCATCGATATGGCGGATTTTCCGCCCGAGACCATACCTGTCCAACTCCGTGATACGTATACCGAGTTAGCCGTGGCCGGGCGTACACGCGGCGCGACCGTGCGATACAACCGGGCGCTCGACGTTCTCGAATTGGTGCTCGATTTCCAGGAGGCGTCACCCTTTCCGGCACCGTTCACCGAGGATTCGGATATCAGCGCGCGTCTCGACCTTCGGTTACCCGTGCCTACCGACGAGCAGGGCACGCTCCAGCCGCTCATTCCGGCCAGCGGCAGCGGGCAGCTCCGCCTCGTGCAGCGACCCGCCCCGGTCAATGGCACGGGCGTCTCGTGGCGCAGCGTGCAGGCACCCGAGGAACCGGGCGAGATCGGGTTGGGCCAACGCACGTTCATGATCGAGGGCCGGCTCAACAGCACGATCGAGGACGCGAACGCCCAGATCGACATGCGGCTGTGGATCGGTGGTGCCACGCCGCTCTATGAGTTCGAGGTCGCCACGGCCGAGCCGTACGAGTTCAGCCTAGCTACGCCCTGGCTGCACCGAGAGACGCCCGTGCTGCAGACGGTTTCCAAGGTTCTCGACATGCTTGAACCCGCGGGCACCGTCTCGCTCATCGCACGAGTGTCGCAGGTAGCCGAAGGTGATGGCGTGCGGCAGAGCGTCGAGGGCCGCGGCACCATCCGTGACGCGAGCATGCGGTTCGAGCACTTTCCGTATCCGATAGGCGGGGTGTCCGGCACCATCGAACTCGATGATGGCCAGATCCGCCTTGTCGGGCTGCGCGGCTCGACACCTTCGGGTTCGGAAGTGCTCGCGTCCACGACCATCACGCTCGACCAGGTCGCCACAGGCGTCGACGTCGACGTGCAAGCCTTTGGCGTGCCCTACGACGAGACGCTCCGGCAGACGCTCGACGAGGTCGCCCCGGAGATCCGTGAGATCATCTTGAACGAGGACGCGCTGGCCTCGGCGTACAGCGATGGGCTCGTTCGCGAGCCCGGAGCGATCGGTCGAGCGCCCGCCTTTGCCTTGGGCGGTGAGGCCGACGCGCACGTGCGTGTGATCCGTCGGCCGGGCGTCAATGGCAGCACGACCGTCAACGTCGAGGTCCGCACGAGCGGTTTTGGTCTTGTGCCAGAGGCCTTTCCGGTTCCCGTCATTATCGATGACGCGCTGTTGACCATTGACTTACCGTCGGAGCTGGAGACGTTGGCCATGGGACGCCCCCAAGCGGTCCGCATCGAGGCCCAGGACGCACGGGCGACAACGGTCGCTGGCGGCGAGGCCAAGCTGTCCGTCGTCGTGAGCGTCCCGATCGATGTTCCGTCGGATCAGGACCGAGCCACGACCGTTGACGTGACTGTCGATGCCCAGAACGTGCCCGTCCACGAACCGCTGCTTGCCGCCGTGCCGGGTGGTAGTAGCGAGGGCGAGCAGCCGGACGGACCCCGCGGCTTGCTCCGCGCTCTGGGGCCGAAGGGCGAAATCAACGCCCTGGTGCGGATCTTGCGCGACGAATCGGGCGAGATTGACTGGTGGGCCGAGATCGTACCGCAAGATGCCTCGCTCGTGCCCGCCCCGCTCGATGCCCGGCAGCCGTTAGCCATCGAAGGCCTGATGGGTACCATCCGCGTGGATGGCGACGGCCTCCGTGGAGAAGTTGCCGGCATGACCAGACGAGGCGGCGCCGTTCGCGCAAACTTTCGAGCCAACTTCGGGCGGGACAGCGCGATCGTCGTGCTGACCTCAGAAGACCTGAATCTCGAATGCCCCGTGGAAGACGCCGTTGCCGTCTTCGCTCCCGAGCTCGCACGTTCACTGCTCGCAGCACGCGATACCTTCGATGTGCGCGGCATAGCCGACGTCTCGACCAGTGTGCGCAAGGCCGGCGAAGACGTCTCGGCCGAGGTCCGCGTGTCCCGAGTAGACCGGCTGCGCTTCGACTGGCTCGATGGCCGCATGGGCCTGGACAACGGCCGTGGCACGATCATAGTCTCGACCACCGACGAGGGGCCGCTGGTCAGCTTCGATCGCGTGCTGGCCGAAGGCAGCTTCGAGAACGAACCCATCGGCCGCGTCCGCTTGCGAGGCGAGATGCCGATCGATGCCCTACGCGATGCCGGCAGCCGGTTTACCCGACCTACCACGCTGGATCTCGAAGTCCAGGGCGGACGCCTCGAATCGAAACTCCTCCGCACGCTCGCCGGCAACCGCAGCGCGTCGGGGGCCGAGTCGCTCCTGGGTCTCTGGGATATTCGCGGCGAGTACGACGCCTTGGTGGCCCTCGAAACACCGGCGTATTCCGGTGATGGGCCGGGTGCCAAACCTCTTCGGGCCTTCGAACTCTCGCCCTACGACGCCTCCATGATCCGCAACGGCACGCGCATCGACGTGCCCTGGGTCAGCGGCGTGGTTGCCGGCCAGGAACTGGCACCCAGCGACGATGGCCCGGGTGGAACCGCCCGATACGCGGGCGAAGTCGACTACCTGACCCTCGGCGGCGACGACTGGTGGGTCTCGCTCGACGGCTATTGGCGTGCCGACGGCGGCAGCGAGAGCGAGTTCGAAGTCTCGCTCGATGGCCAGATCCGCGAATCGGAAGATGGCGTCACGCACGCGCACGGTTTGCCGGCGCCACTGATCGGCATATTGCCCCCGGGTGTCGGT
It contains:
- a CDS encoding acyl-CoA thioesterase translates to MPATNHNPASIDAQATSIEVRIRYCECDPMGVAHHASYAPWLEMARTEALRVSGKTYAQMEASGVFLVVTRLELAYRRPARYDDVLRISCAASIAGRARLRHEYRIELIEAGDAQHGRTNDQPLATATTELACVDATGRPCPMPQWLVDVVRG
- a CDS encoding GNAT family N-acetyltransferase, which encodes MPGRQGATPVEVRALLATDPIAPITDLLHRAYAGQRERGMDPLAGRQSVEITRQRCYRGQAFVALKPSDGPPSAGFATRLLGAILFQEREDAAFPPWFLRKDVTHFSQFAVDPGLQRAGVGVALLGRVEQETLALGASELALSMAEPDVPLRGYYERRGYRVVQSWHWPYTNYQSLIMSKTLTSQTGAN
- the queC gene encoding 7-cyano-7-deazaguanine synthase QueC, translated to MTAAVVLLSGGLDSATCLALARREGFECHALTFDYGQRHKAEIRCARLVAGQLAAASHTVYSLDVGPFAGSSLTTGGDVPKGGAEPGEGDIPSTYVPARNLVFLSIATALAETLGASDVFIGVNAVDYSGYPDCRPEFVDAFAKAATLATRRGTQEDHPLGVRTPLLEMSKAEIVRAGLDAGVDFALTTSCYDPTKVEHGPIACGRCDACILRRRGFEAAGVQDPTRYA